The sequence GGAAGCCTGCCTTAATTGAGAGGCACCCACCGTTCATACAGAGCGGGATCTCGAGTGACTGTTAGTTCGCGGGCATGTTTTTTTTACCACCTGATAACATCCCCGCTGCCCTCCAAGCCGGCTGCCTAAATCAGCTGCGGATCTTGTCTCTGATGGCGTCGATGGTTGCCTTTGGCCCGCTTACCGTCAAAAGTGTCGTTTCATTATCAAATGATCGCTCTTCCACTGTCAGGGACTCGTATACGGCACTGATGAGTCGTGCCTGAACGGTGGGAATACGTAGCTGGCACTGTTCGAAATCGTGCCGGTATGCCTCGATGATGGCCTGCTCCAGTTGATCAAGGCGCAACCGTTGCTTCGCCGAGATCACGACAGCCTCCGGATAGCGCCGCTGCAGCTGTCCTAGTACAGCGGGGTCTGTAACGGCGTCTAACTTGTTGAATACAATCACCTCGTGTTTTTCTCCCGGAGCCAGTTCCTTCAGAACACCGGAAATTACTTCCAGATGCTCCTCAGCCAGGGAAGCCGAAACGTCAATTACTTTGATAAGTAAATCGGCGTTGGTTACTTCAGAGAGGGTTGAGCGAAAGGAGGCTACCAGATGGTGGGGTAGCTTGCGGATAAAGCCCACAGTGTCGCTGAGCAATATCCTGCTGGTCCCATCGAGGGATAACTGCCGTGTGGTGGTGTCGAGAGTGGCGAAGAGGCGGTCCTGCACGTGCACGTTGGCCTGGGTCAGAGCATTCATGATTGTGGATTTGCCGGAGTTGGTATAGCCGACCAGGGCCGCACGAAAAACATGTTGGCGTCGGGCACTTTGTGTCGAGCGCTCTGCACTAATGTGCTTCAGATCCTCTGTGAGTTTCCGGATGCGTTTCCGGATCAGCCGCCGGTCCACCTCAATTTGTGCCTCTCCAGGGCCACCCCGGGTGCCGATGCCGCCCATCTGGCGCTCGAGGTGAGTCCATTGGCGCGTTAACCGTGGGAGGAGGTACTGCAGCCGGGCCAGCTCGACCTGCGTCTTTGCCTCCCACGTGCGGGCATGCCGTGAAAAGATATCGATGATCAAACCGCTGCGGTCAATCACCTTGATATCATCGCCGGCCAGGCGCTGTAACGACTTTTGCTGAGAGGCCGAAAGGTCGTCATCGAACACAATGAGATTACAGGCTAGTTCGCTGGCCTGCTGCATGAGGGCCAGGGCTTTGCCCTTCCCAATGAAGGTGGCCGCATCTGGACGGTCCCGGTGTTGAATCACCTGCCCCGCCATTTCCCCGCCAGCGGTCTCCAGTAGCTGACAGAGTTCATGCAAGTGCTCTCCCACAATTGAGTGCCTGGCAGCACCCCACCGGACCCCGACCAGAATAGCGCGCTCTTTAGACAATTTCTGTCCTGACGGGATGTCGTGGCGTATGATAGATGTTGGCTAGAACCATCTCTGCAATGAGCAGGGCCAAAACGATATAAAGTAGTGGCCGCCAGAGCTCACGCCCAAAGCGTGCCTCCTGGATCCACTCCTGAATCGAGGCGTCCGCGGCCAGGACAGTAGCTCCAGAGGGGCCCGTCAGGTTGCGCAGCGCACTGTTGCCGAGGATACCACTGGTCAGCTCCTCATCAGCGATATTTACCCGAAACTGGATTTCATCCTGATCACGAGTCGTCAAGCCAGCTGGCTTCCTCTTCCTGCTGGATAGGACGTATATCCCTGGTCGGTCCAACTCCCTCAAGGTAGCCGTACGGGTGCGTATGTCCGGATTGATCAGGCTTCTCACACCATCCGGCGCAGTCAGGGTTATGGTTTGGGTGGCCTGCCGGGGTTTGATATCCAGTACCGGTGTATCGGCCACGCGAATATCCGCCAAGATAGGACTGGCGGCCCGCCAGTAAACCAGCCGGTGCCACAGGGGGATAAAGCTCCCCTTGAGGGGCATGTCGGTCCACATCAGGTGGAAGGGCATCGAGAATTGAAAAGCGGCACCGTTGGCAATATTCGAGCGCAGAAGAATGGGTTTGTTTCCTGCCGCCCACAGTACGACTTCAGCCGTTCCCCGCGGAGCAACCGGATAAAGTTGCGAGACCCCCGGCAGATCGTCCAGCTGCGCCTCCCTTTGATAGACCTCTCTCAGGATAGAACTTTTCAGGGCAACCCGGTCCAGCACAAGGGAGGCATCAAATTTTTGGGCGCTGAGCCCAAGTGCCGGGAGTCCAAATTGCTGCTCCAGGGAGGCCAAGGCCGCGGGGCCTGCCGGATCGGCGCTGGGGATCACGATGCAGGTCCCGCCAGCCTCAAAAAACGCTCTCATCTGTTGTCGCAGCAGGTTTGGTATGGCAGCCAGGCTGTTGAGGATGAGTACCTCGACCTCCTGAGGCATCCAGTTTAGATTATCAGGGGCTGCCACACGCAACTGGATGTGAGGCGAATTTTCCGCCAGCGAGCGGAGGGCAAGTCGCGTGAAAGAAGGCTCCAGATTGGGAGGTTCAACGAGCAGGACTCTCACCACTGGTGGGATAAAGGTGTGAAAGTAGTAGCGGTTGTCCCCGAGGCGTTCGTCCCGGACGAGCTCGGCGTACCCCTGCTGATGACCCCATTGAGATGGGGCTACTTGAAAATTGACCGATTTCTGCTCGCCGGGCCTCAGGTTCACAACCAGTTGTCCGGAGCGCACATCGTTCAGCACCACCTGGATGGGCACTTTGCTCCGCGGCTCGCTCCCGGTGTTGCGGAGGGTCACGGAGACATCCATGAGATCGCCCACCAGTGGGATGGCCGTCTCAATCTCAGCCCGAACTACCGCCACGTTGTTCTTTTGATGCGGTGCCGGCAGCAAAAACAGGTGCCAGTCGTTTAAGATTGTGGAATCCCGCCCGATTTCTCGGAGAGCCCGTTGTTGATGAATCTGGAAATCGCTCACGATGTACAGTTCCCGGTTGGCATACAGCCCGGCGGACTCCTGAAATGGAGCGCTCTTCAGCGTATCCAGAATAGCTGCCAGGTCGTCCTGGCGGAAGGAAGGTCTGTAGAGGTCAGCAAGCACGTCCTCTCCCGGGATATCGGCAACGGAGCCCTCATATATGATGCGGCCATCGGTGGCACGCATGATCAGCGCGTCGCCGTGACCGCTTTGGTTACTGAGTATCTCGTAGATGGCATGCAGCTGTTGGCTTGCCCGCCACCGCCCTACCGTTCCGTCACGACTCATCAGGGGTGGCTGCCCACTCATACTGAACGAATCGTCTACGATCACCACGGAGAGAGTGGAGGCCTCCGCACCTACCCAACCCCGGAAATAGCCTTTGATGACCGGCCGCGCCAGAAGTAGCACCAATAGCAGGAGCAGAAGGCTCCGAATCGCAAGTACCACCCACTGGTGCCATCGCAGGCGGCGTATGGATTCGTGTTCCAGCAGGTGAAGAAAGTGCAAGGTGCTGAACTCCACCGTTCGCATATTGGACTGACTGATGAGGTGAATGATCAAGGGAATAGCCGCCGCCGGCAGCGCCCAAAGGACCTGAGGGATGAGGAAACTCACAAGCCTGCCGCCACCAGCACGGTCATAATAGCGCCAGAGGCCACGGGCATGGCCACATTATCATTGATCAGTCTCAGTGGCAAGGCCTCCGCCAAGGTTGCGCCGGCCGCACCCGCCAGGCCCACCAGAGGAGGCAGGCTGGCTGGCAGCGCGATGAGTACACACACAGCCAGACATGCCAAAGTTCCTTCCACGGTCTTGTTGCCCAACGCTGTGTGGCCGTAACGCTGGCCGATGAATGAGGCCACAGGATCGCCGATGCTCATGAACAGCATGGCCAAGACTGCCGGGGCTGGCGGAAATAAGACAGCCGCCGCCAGATGGCCGACGAACACATAACTGCCCCCAGTGATGCGCCGCTCCTCCTCGGGGCGCGTAACCGGTCCCAGGATACGGGCATAGAGGGTCCGGCCAATCTCCGTATATATGCGGGCAAGTTCCAGCAATAGTATTGCCGCCGTTATCCCACCCAGGACGGGCACCATCGTATCCCTACCCAGGATCCAATATCCCAGGGGAATGACGCTTGATCCCAGGTGTATCAGCCTACGGCCGTTCTCCTTGCTGGCCCGCCGCACTTTAGCCCTGTAGCCGACGAAACCGGTCGGCGATATCAGCCGCACCGAAGAGCCCGGAGCCTACCACGGCAATATCGATGCCCGTTGCGAATACAGCATCGATGGTGCCTAGATTGACGCCACCGTCAACGGCGATCACGAAGGCATGACTCTTTCGTGCAGCCACAGCCTTGTGCATATTCTCGAGCGTTTTCTCCATGAACTGCTGGCCCCCAAAACCGGGATACACGGACATGATGAGGAGCTGATCAAACTCCGACAAGTAGGGCTGAAGTTCGTCAAAATCTGTGTCAGGGTTAATGGCTACGCCCGCCGAGGCCCCCAGCCTGCGAATCGTGGCCAGATCGCGATGCAGATCGGTGCTAGCTTCGATATGAACGGTCACCGTAGCGGATCCCGCAGCGACAAACTCTTCGAGGTAGCGGTGGGGCTTCTCTATCATGAGATGACTGTCAAGGGTGGCACTGGCTAGACGGCGAATGGCTTGGATGATGAATGGACCGAAGGTGATATTGGGGACAAAGTGGCCATCCATGATATCCAGATGCAGGCGAGTCGCACCGATGCCTTCCACCAGCTGGACCTGCTCCTCAAGTCGGGAAAAATCGGCGCTGAGAAGACTGGGAGATATGATGCGGATAACCTAACCCACCTCTTGTAAGGGATCGGCTCTGCGAACACTGAAATCGCCGAACATCACTGGTTTATCTCCTCGTAGGTGCTCACCGTCAGATTTATAGATCGCCTCACCTTCAGGACCGTCCCACCGGCAATACTTTGATCGATGATGGTGTTGGGCAACAGGTTGGGAGCGTAAAGATATTTCACCCTGCCGAGTTCCAGGCCCGCGTCCAGAATTTCCCGCCTGCCGGCCTGATACGCCATCCCTACAATTCCGGGAACATAAAAGGACTGGGGCGGCTCCCCCGAGCTGACCATAAGGGACATACCCGAACCCCGGCGGAGCAAATTCCCGCCACGCGGGGACTGCCACGTAACATTGCCCGCCTTAAAATCATCGCTGTAGGCGGTGAGGATGGTGTCAACGATCAGCCCGGCACGGGCAATTTCGATTTCGGCTGTACGTAACGATTTGGCCACCACATCGGGTACCGGCACCATCTTTTCGGCCGCGGTTACTGTCAGCTGGATGATGCGCCCTTTCTTAACCCTCGCGTACGCCGCCGGGTAGGTCTCGAAAATACGGTTAGGCAGATATTCTTGAGTATGTGCCACATGCGTTTTCTCCGCGCGGAAGCCAGCTTTCTTCAATATCTCTGCCGCTTCGGTGTGGGACAGACCCACCACGTTGGGCATATAGCGCACCTGCCCGTGGCGAACATAAAGTGGCATGATAATATGGTCCAACGCCACCACGGCTCCGATGCCCAAAAGCGATAGGGCCGCCAGGTACTGAATAACTGCTCTGAGGTTCAACTGGCAGCGTCTCCGCTGCTCATATCCTTTAGACGGACGGCGAACATTCCGTCCACCTCATGCTGCGGCGGAAATGAACACAGCGCGCCATTCCCATCCTGCCAACTTCGGGGTACGCCCTCCGGCAGGGGCAACAGGCCGAATTGGGGCTGCCTCCCCTGAAAAGTTTCAACCAGGTTCCAGTTTTCTTCCGGTTCCAGGGAGCATGTTGCGTAGACCAAAATACCCCCGGGCCTGAGCTGGCCAGCGGCATATGTGAGGAGCGACAGTTGGAGGGCAGCAAGTTCGGCCAGGTGCTCCGGCTGGCGCCGCCACCGCAAATCGGCGCGGCGCGACATCACTCCCGTTCCGGTACAGGGCGTATCTACCAGGATCTTGTCGGCAGGAGGCAACTCTCGCGCAGTGGCATCGCCGGGAAAAATATCTACATTATCCAGCCCCAAACGGTTGAGGGTGTCACGGAGCATGCCGATGCGCCGGTTATCTCGTTCATAGGCCAGTATACGCCCATGGGGTCCCACACTGTCGGCCAGGGCGGCGGTCTTGCCACCCGGCCCTGCGCACAGGTCGATAATCGTCTCTCCCGGCTGGGGATCCACAGCCTGCACCACGGCGCCCGAGGAGGGATCCTGAACGATAAACAGGCCCTCCTGCAAAACCTCTGGGATCAGCAGCGGCGCGGGCGAAGGAGTTGCGGTGACATAATTCGACAGCAGGGGGTGCGGTTGCAGAGTC is a genomic window of Candidatus Neomarinimicrobiota bacterium containing:
- the hflX gene encoding GTPase HflX, which translates into the protein MSKERAILVGVRWGAARHSIVGEHLHELCQLLETAGGEMAGQVIQHRDRPDAATFIGKGKALALMQQASELACNLIVFDDDLSASQQKSLQRLAGDDIKVIDRSGLIIDIFSRHARTWEAKTQVELARLQYLLPRLTRQWTHLERQMGGIGTRGGPGEAQIEVDRRLIRKRIRKLTEDLKHISAERSTQSARRQHVFRAALVGYTNSGKSTIMNALTQANVHVQDRLFATLDTTTRQLSLDGTSRILLSDTVGFIRKLPHHLVASFRSTLSEVTNADLLIKVIDVSASLAEEHLEVISGVLKELAPGEKHEVIVFNKLDAVTDPAVLGQLQRRYPEAVVISAKQRLRLDQLEQAIIEAYRHDFEQCQLRIPTVQARLISAVYESLTVEERSFDNETTLLTVSGPKATIDAIRDKIRS
- a CDS encoding BatA domain-containing protein → MSFLIPQVLWALPAAAIPLIIHLISQSNMRTVEFSTLHFLHLLEHESIRRLRWHQWVVLAIRSLLLLLLVLLLARPVIKGYFRGWVGAEASTLSVVIVDDSFSMSGQPPLMSRDGTVGRWRASQQLHAIYEILSNQSGHGDALIMRATDGRIIYEGSVADIPGEDVLADLYRPSFRQDDLAAILDTLKSAPFQESAGLYANRELYIVSDFQIHQQRALREIGRDSTILNDWHLFLLPAPHQKNNVAVVRAEIETAIPLVGDLMDVSVTLRNTGSEPRSKVPIQVVLNDVRSGQLVVNLRPGEQKSVNFQVAPSQWGHQQGYAELVRDERLGDNRYYFHTFIPPVVRVLLVEPPNLEPSFTRLALRSLAENSPHIQLRVAAPDNLNWMPQEVEVLILNSLAAIPNLLRQQMRAFFEAGGTCIVIPSADPAGPAALASLEQQFGLPALGLSAQKFDASLVLDRVALKSSILREVYQREAQLDDLPGVSQLYPVAPRGTAEVVLWAAGNKPILLRSNIANGAAFQFSMPFHLMWTDMPLKGSFIPLWHRLVYWRAASPILADIRVADTPVLDIKPRQATQTITLTAPDGVRSLINPDIRTRTATLRELDRPGIYVLSSRKRKPAGLTTRDQDEIQFRVNIADEELTSGILGNSALRNLTGPSGATVLAADASIQEWIQEARFGRELWRPLLYIVLALLIAEMVLANIYHTPRHPVRTEIV
- the rpe gene encoding ribulose-phosphate 3-epimerase, giving the protein MRIISPSLLSADFSRLEEQVQLVEGIGATRLHLDIMDGHFVPNITFGPFIIQAIRRLASATLDSHLMIEKPHRYLEEFVAAGSATVTVHIEASTDLHRDLATIRRLGASAGVAINPDTDFDELQPYLSEFDQLLIMSVYPGFGGQQFMEKTLENMHKAVAARKSHAFVIAVDGGVNLGTIDAVFATGIDIAVVGSGLFGAADIADRFRRLQG
- a CDS encoding PASTA domain-containing protein produces the protein MNLRAVIQYLAALSLLGIGAVVALDHIIMPLYVRHGQVRYMPNVVGLSHTEAAEILKKAGFRAEKTHVAHTQEYLPNRIFETYPAAYARVKKGRIIQLTVTAAEKMVPVPDVVAKSLRTAEIEIARAGLIVDTILTAYSDDFKAGNVTWQSPRGGNLLRRGSGMSLMVSSGEPPQSFYVPGIVGMAYQAGRREILDAGLELGRVKYLYAPNLLPNTIIDQSIAGGTVLKVRRSINLTVSTYEEINQ
- the rsmB gene encoding 16S rRNA (cytosine(967)-C(5))-methyltransferase RsmB, translating into MAKQAPAAPSVADPARLTAYHVLARADAGHRINDALYQGLSGAELSDRERRFVTELVMGTTRMRRRLDADLARCYRGRYGRIESGVKRLLRLGAYQLLFMDGVPAHAALNTTVELAQAVRLARASGIVNGVLRQLTRQPPPGKLPATASTSALADAFSHPEWLVERWQERLGREQAMSLMAWNNRPPTIWLRLRANLQKRQRLAQLAGESGTTLQPHPLLSNYVTATPSPAPLLIPEVLQEGLFIVQDPSSGAVVQAVDPQPGETIIDLCAGPGGKTAALADSVGPHGRILAYERDNRRIGMLRDTLNRLGLDNVDIFPGDATARELPPADKILVDTPCTGTGVMSRRADLRWRRQPEHLAELAALQLSLLTYAAGQLRPGGILVYATCSLEPEENWNLVETFQGRQPQFGLLPLPEGVPRSWQDGNGALCSFPPQHEVDGMFAVRLKDMSSGDAAS